A portion of the Juglans microcarpa x Juglans regia isolate MS1-56 chromosome 1D, Jm3101_v1.0, whole genome shotgun sequence genome contains these proteins:
- the LOC121251209 gene encoding uncharacterized protein LOC121251209 — MASITATMNTVPSEFQLQLRTSRQFSVTSCRSYILTGRNSTCINFCNVQKYLCRRLLIHRSPHRRGPTHLPRQISASSSGLEASITDQKDNAITLKNAEIVIESQDENKIQLKVQLPGDETQKVFDKVLANLASTAPPVPGFRRQKGGKTSQVPKSFLLQIIGEERVTKFVIQEIVNSALADYVKKENLKVKDNKINTTQTAAELKSLFTPGKEFGFNAIVELENSETETLS, encoded by the exons ATGGCTTCAATCACAGCCACGATGAACACTGTTCCCTCAGAATTTCAACTGCAACTCCGAACTTCCAGA CAATTTTCTGTGACAAGCTGCCGCAGTTATATTCTCACAGGTCGAAACTCCACTTGCATCAATTTCTGTAATGTGCAGAAATATCTGTGCAGGAG gtTATTAATTCATCGTAGTCCCCATAGGAGAGGTCCAACACATTTGCCCAGACAGATATCTGCATCTAGTTCAG GGTTGGAGGCATCTATTACAGATCAGAAGGACAATGCAATTACATTGAAAAATGCTGAGATAGTTATTGAATCTCAGGATGAAAATAAGATACAA CTAAAAGTGCAGTTGCCTGGCGATGAGacacaaaaagtatttgataaGGTTTTGGCAAATTTAGCTAGCACAGCACCACCAGTTCCTGGATTTCGCAGGCAAAAAGGAG GAAAAACATCACAG GTCCCAAAGAGCTTCCTCTTACAGATAATTGGTGAGGAGCGGGTCACCAAGTTTGTCATACAAGAGATAGTTAATTCAGCCCTGGCTGATTATGTAAAGAAG GAAAATCTCAAGGTAAAGGATAACAAGATTAACACGACCCAGACGGCAGCAGAACTGAAGTCACTGTTTACTCCTGGGAAGGAATTTGGATTTAATGCTATAGTTGAACTTGAAAATTCAGAAACCGAGACATTGAGCTGA
- the LOC121251220 gene encoding signal recognition particle 14 kDa protein, giving the protein MVLLQLDPFLNELTSMFEHTIEKGSVWVTLKRSSLKSKVQTNKMASGGETEYRCHIRATDGKKTISTSVGAKDHQRFQASYTTILKAHMTALKKRERKDKKKAAENDKKEGVAKMHKRA; this is encoded by the exons ATg gttCTTTTGCAGCTAGACCCGTTTCTTAATGAACTCACTAGCATGTTTGAGCACACCATCGAGAAGGGTTCTGTTTGGGTTACTCTTAAACGAT CATCCTTAAAGTCTAAGGTGCAGACGAATAAAATGGCAAGTGGTGGCGAAACTGAGTATAGATGCCACATCCGTGCTACCGATGGGAAAAAGACGATTTCTACTTCA GTTGGAGCAAAGGATCATCAGCGCTTTCAAGCTTCTTATACAACTATCCTCAAGGCCCACATGACAGCTCtaaagaagagggagagaaaggatAAGAAAAAGGCTGCAGAGAATGATAAGAAAGAAGGGGTTGCTAAGATGCACAAGAGGGCGTAA